From a single Pleurodeles waltl isolate 20211129_DDA chromosome 8, aPleWal1.hap1.20221129, whole genome shotgun sequence genomic region:
- the LOC138249395 gene encoding olfactory receptor 52E4-like — translation MLANDTGFTPSFFILIGIPSLEEYHMAFAAPLTVIYLITILGNFTLLLAVKSTMSLQKPMYLLIALLSCSDIILSSSILPKMMGNFWFNDREISFSVCFFQLFFVHAFAGVESGILTAMAIDRYVAVCNPLRYSTIITNSLVAKAGIALVARSMVIVVPLTTLAARLPFCSRYIPHSFCEHIAVVKLSCVDITFNSTYGAAITLAVGAIDLPTIAVSYILILRAILRLPRKDRFKAFSTCVAHVCVMSLFYIPILFSLSLHRSHTSIPLYIHILVVTAYLLLPPVANPLIYGLKTAEIRIGVLQMIHKRKARILLCSF, via the coding sequence ATGCTCGCCAATGACACTGGGTTCACACCATCGTTCTTTATCTTGATCGGCATCCCTAGCCTGGAGGAGTACCACATGGCGTTTGCGGCTCCATTGACAGTCATCTATCTTATCACGATTCTGGGAAACTTCACTCTTCTGTTAGCCGTAAAGTCAACGATGAGCCTTCAAAAACCCATGTACCTATTAATTGCCTTGCTCTCCTGCTCTGATATAATTTTATCATCCTCCATCCTTCCTAAAATGATGGGAAACTTCTGGTTCAATGATAGAGAAATtagtttcagtgtctgcttctttCAGTTGTTCTTTGTGCATGCTTTTGCAGGAGTGGAGTCTGGAATCCTTACAGCAATGGCAATTGACCGCTATGTTGCTGTGTGCAACCCTCTGAGATACTCCACCATCATAACAAATTCACTTGTCGCAAAAGCAGGCATAGCTTTAGTGGCAAGGTCAATGGTTATTGTTGTCCCACTGACAACCCTTGCAGCAAGACTGCCATTTTGTAGCAGATACATACCACATTCATTTTGTGAACACATAGCTGTAGTGAAGCTTTCATGCGTTGACATCACTTTCAATAGTACGTATGGTGCAGCTATTACCCTCGCTGTTGGAGCAATAGATCTTCCCACTATAGCAGTATCTTACATTCTGATACTGAGGGCCATACTGCGACTTCCACGCAAAGACAGATTCAAGGCCTTCAGCACCTGTGTTGCCCATGTCTGTGTGATGTCCCTCTTCTACATACCTATTCTGTTCTCCCTTAGCCTGCACAGATCCCATACTAGTATTCCACTTTATATTCACATTCTTGTGGTAACTgcatacctgctcctcccacctgtAGCAAATCCTTTAATTTATGGGTTGAAGACAGCAGAGATCCGGATAGGTGTGCTTCAAATGATCCACAAGAGAAAGGCCAGAATCTTGCTTTGCAGTTTCTGA